The Streptomyces aurantiacus genome includes a region encoding these proteins:
- a CDS encoding threonine synthase: MTPLPDCFCPVDGTRVPTDSLAWCCPVCRGPLDLDFAPTPASLKSLTGRVNSLWRYTECLPLSGPSVSLGEGRTPLVPLTEGVSAKLDFLMPTLSFKDRGAVLLAELALRLRPRQVVADSSGNAGTAVAAYCARARLPCTVYVPEGTSAKKLEQIGAHGARPEVVPGDREAASRAAREAADEEGTFYASHVFNPYFLHGTKTYVHELWEDLGGRLPEVIVVPVGNGTLLLGAALAVAELHAAGLIDRRPALYAVQSAAVAPLAHAWADGADDLVGVTPAAPTFAEGIAIPHPPRARQILRAVRESGGTFLTVTEDQIRHAQTDLASRGLYVESTGVACWAAVREGPLGTRTAVVPLCGAGLKTGLTTAP, from the coding sequence ATGACTCCCTTGCCGGATTGCTTCTGCCCGGTGGACGGCACGCGCGTCCCCACGGACTCGCTCGCGTGGTGCTGCCCGGTCTGCCGCGGCCCGCTCGACCTGGACTTCGCGCCCACTCCGGCGTCCCTCAAGTCCCTGACGGGGAGGGTGAACTCACTCTGGCGGTACACGGAGTGCCTGCCGCTGTCGGGCCCCTCGGTGTCGCTGGGCGAGGGGCGCACCCCGCTGGTCCCGCTGACCGAGGGTGTTTCGGCCAAACTGGACTTCCTCATGCCGACGCTCTCCTTCAAGGACCGCGGGGCCGTCCTGCTCGCCGAGCTGGCCCTGCGGCTGCGGCCCCGGCAGGTCGTCGCGGACAGCAGCGGCAACGCGGGCACGGCCGTGGCCGCGTACTGCGCCCGCGCCCGGCTGCCGTGCACGGTGTACGTCCCCGAGGGCACGTCCGCCAAGAAACTGGAGCAGATCGGGGCGCACGGGGCCCGGCCGGAAGTGGTCCCGGGCGACCGCGAGGCCGCCTCCCGTGCGGCCCGGGAGGCGGCGGACGAGGAGGGCACGTTCTACGCCTCGCACGTCTTCAACCCGTACTTCCTGCACGGCACCAAGACGTACGTCCACGAGCTGTGGGAGGACCTCGGCGGACGGCTCCCCGAGGTGATCGTCGTCCCAGTCGGCAACGGCACGCTGCTGCTCGGCGCGGCCCTCGCCGTCGCCGAACTGCACGCGGCGGGCCTGATCGACCGCAGGCCCGCCCTGTACGCGGTCCAGTCCGCCGCCGTCGCCCCACTCGCCCACGCCTGGGCCGACGGCGCGGACGATCTGGTCGGGGTCACCCCCGCGGCCCCCACGTTCGCCGAGGGCATCGCGATCCCGCACCCGCCGCGGGCCCGCCAGATCCTGCGGGCGGTACGCGAGTCGGGCGGCACCTTCCTCACCGTGACGGAGGACCAGATCCGCCACGCCCAGACCGACCTGGCCTCCCGCGGCCTGTACGTGGAGTCGACGGGCGTGGCGTGCTGGGCGGCAGTACGCGAGGGCCCCCTGGGCACCCGCACAGCGGTGGTACCACTGTGCGGCGCAGGCTTGAAAACGGGCTTGACGACGGCGCCCTGA
- a CDS encoding DEAD/DEAH box helicase, producing the protein MAEGEGAVGSPVPVGRRAREVVARAERLSGLARGVLADHARAVDQVRTALAPLLAELVAQELEGIPVSRLKDVTEGRLRLGALETAGFGSVRPVFEASRHELRQIPGVGAQTADQALAAARQIARALEETVSVRIDVDHPEPRTTALVIALRRIVEAGPELRRAVDAAGKAERRIAALLPVARPAGGRLRMALAGGAGRQRALTAVGELRALVADAVARDVPMLLTQASTDLLRESASDAEAWVDFELRSTEYYSQLAGIAGSAPDVEAAEGFLPAEVADRVHAQGLDDTHLRVSLRGYQSFGARFALAQRRVVLGDEMGLGKTVQAIAVFAHLAADGHRHFLVVCPASVLINWTREIRSRSTLRAVPVHGPDRLDAYAEWRERGGVAVTTFDVLHSLPDPRKAEKHPLDAPAALVVDEAHYVKNPDARRSRAVARWTNRCERVLFLTGTPMENRVEEFRTLVRYLQPDLVPRIQGSDAVAGPHTFRRSVAPAYLRRNQQDVLTELPALVQVDEWEELGAADLDAYREAVAAGNFMAMRRAAYVHAEKSAKLQRLRELVEEAAVNGLKVVVFSYFRDVLATVRQALGDAVLGPLAGGVPAARRQQLVDEFTAAPGHAVLLCQIEAGGVGLNLQAASVVILCEPQVKPTLEHQAVARAHRMGQVRSVQVHRLLAADSVDERLLHILESKARLFDAYARRSDVAEATPDAVDVSDGTIARRIVEEEQVRLAVAGGGASRGDPE; encoded by the coding sequence ATGGCGGAGGGTGAGGGGGCGGTCGGCAGCCCCGTACCGGTGGGGCGCAGGGCGCGTGAGGTCGTCGCGCGGGCCGAGCGGTTGTCCGGGCTCGCGCGGGGCGTCCTCGCCGATCACGCCCGGGCGGTCGACCAGGTGCGTACGGCCCTCGCACCGCTCCTCGCCGAGCTGGTCGCCCAGGAGCTGGAGGGCATTCCTGTCTCCCGGCTGAAGGACGTCACCGAGGGGCGGCTGCGGCTCGGGGCCCTGGAGACGGCTGGATTCGGCAGCGTACGGCCGGTGTTCGAAGCGAGCCGGCACGAGTTGCGGCAGATACCGGGAGTCGGGGCGCAGACCGCGGACCAGGCGCTCGCCGCCGCCCGGCAGATCGCCCGGGCGCTCGAGGAGACCGTGTCCGTGCGGATCGACGTCGATCACCCGGAGCCGCGGACCACCGCCCTCGTCATCGCGTTGCGGCGGATCGTCGAGGCGGGTCCCGAACTGCGCCGGGCCGTGGATGCCGCCGGGAAGGCGGAGCGCAGGATCGCGGCGCTCCTTCCGGTGGCACGGCCGGCGGGCGGGCGCCTGCGGATGGCCCTTGCGGGAGGGGCCGGGCGCCAGCGTGCGCTCACGGCGGTGGGCGAGCTGCGCGCGCTCGTCGCGGACGCCGTCGCGAGGGATGTGCCGATGCTGCTCACGCAGGCCTCCACCGACCTGCTCCGGGAGTCGGCCTCCGACGCCGAGGCGTGGGTGGACTTCGAGCTGCGGTCCACGGAGTACTACAGCCAGCTCGCCGGGATCGCGGGCAGCGCACCCGACGTCGAGGCCGCCGAGGGCTTCCTGCCGGCGGAGGTCGCGGACCGTGTGCACGCGCAGGGACTCGACGACACCCACCTCCGGGTCTCCCTGCGCGGCTACCAGTCCTTCGGCGCGCGGTTCGCGCTCGCCCAGCGCCGGGTGGTCCTCGGCGACGAGATGGGGCTCGGCAAGACGGTCCAGGCCATCGCGGTTTTCGCGCACCTCGCCGCCGACGGGCACCGCCACTTCCTGGTGGTGTGCCCGGCGAGCGTACTGATCAACTGGACGCGCGAGATCCGCTCCCGCAGCACTCTGCGCGCGGTGCCCGTGCACGGCCCCGACCGGCTCGACGCGTACGCCGAGTGGCGCGAGCGCGGTGGCGTCGCGGTGACCACCTTCGACGTGCTCCACAGCCTGCCGGACCCCAGGAAGGCCGAGAAGCACCCGCTGGACGCCCCCGCCGCGCTCGTCGTCGACGAGGCGCACTACGTCAAGAATCCCGACGCCCGCCGCTCCCGTGCCGTCGCGCGCTGGACGAACCGCTGCGAGCGCGTCCTGTTCCTCACGGGCACGCCGATGGAGAACCGCGTCGAGGAGTTCCGTACGCTCGTGCGCTATCTCCAGCCCGACCTGGTGCCCAGGATCCAGGGCAGCGACGCGGTGGCGGGGCCGCACACCTTCCGCAGGTCCGTCGCCCCCGCCTACCTGCGGCGCAACCAGCAGGACGTGCTCACCGAACTGCCCGCGCTGGTCCAGGTCGACGAGTGGGAGGAGCTCGGCGCCGCCGACCTGGACGCCTACCGCGAGGCGGTCGCCGCCGGGAACTTCATGGCGATGCGCAGAGCCGCGTACGTGCACGCCGAGAAGTCGGCGAAGCTCCAGCGGCTGCGCGAGCTGGTCGAGGAGGCCGCGGTGAACGGCCTGAAGGTCGTGGTCTTCTCCTACTTCCGTGACGTCCTCGCCACCGTCCGGCAGGCGCTGGGCGACGCGGTGCTGGGGCCGCTGGCGGGAGGCGTTCCGGCCGCCCGCCGACAACAGCTCGTCGACGAGTTCACGGCCGCGCCCGGCCATGCGGTGCTGCTCTGCCAGATCGAGGCCGGCGGGGTCGGGCTCAACCTCCAGGCCGCGTCCGTGGTGATTCTCTGTGAACCGCAGGTCAAGCCCACGCTGGAGCATCAGGCTGTTGCCCGTGCCCACCGGATGGGGCAGGTCCGCTCGGTCCAGGTGCACCGGCTGCTCGCGGCGGACAGTGTGGACGAGCGGCTGCTGCACATTCTGGAGAGCAAGGCCCGGCTCTTCGACGCGTACGCGCGGCGCAGTGATGTCGCCGAGGCGACGCCGGATGCGGTTGATGTCTCGGACGGCACGATCGCCCGGCGCATCGTGGAGGAGGAGCAGGTGCGGTTGGCTGTCGCCGGTGGGGGTGCGTCGCGGGGCGACCCGGAGTAG
- a CDS encoding serine hydrolase domain-containing protein, translating into MRRTPSRRLFTAALLVASVLAPMAAMPTTAVHAAGVDRSEKLDTSEKLDKDGHPSDGLGRKLTARLDKAVEDVRREAGIPGVVVGLWMPGKGRYVRATGVADTTTGRPMTTDLYTRIGSETKTFTVTALLKLVDDGRIRLDDPISKYIGGVPGGRRITLRHLAEMRSGLFPYSADPDFAHDLLSDPSRSFTPREVLAYGFKHRNTFAPGQKFQYSNSNLILLGLVIEKVSGHRLADFIDRRVLRPAHLRHTLFPTDAGFPEPHARGYTNQTLTGEVEDSTDWNPSWAWSAGAMISNLHDLRRWARIVATGTLLSPETQRERLRMLPTGHPGTKYGLGIFESDGWIGHNGSIPGYESVTVYLPSEKATLVILLNTDITHEGQEPSSLVARAITEVVTPENVYDRPVPLG; encoded by the coding sequence ATGCGACGTACCCCCTCCCGACGGCTGTTCACCGCGGCACTCCTCGTGGCGTCCGTGCTGGCCCCGATGGCGGCGATGCCCACCACGGCCGTCCACGCCGCGGGCGTCGACCGGTCCGAGAAGCTCGACACGTCCGAGAAGCTCGACAAGGACGGGCACCCGTCGGACGGTCTGGGTCGCAAGCTGACCGCCCGGCTGGACAAGGCCGTCGAGGACGTCCGCCGGGAGGCCGGCATCCCCGGCGTCGTCGTCGGACTGTGGATGCCGGGCAAGGGCCGGTACGTCCGCGCCACCGGGGTCGCCGACACCACCACCGGCAGGCCCATGACCACCGACCTGTACACGCGGATCGGCAGCGAGACCAAGACCTTCACGGTCACCGCGCTGCTCAAGCTGGTCGACGACGGCCGGATCCGGCTCGACGACCCGATCTCCAAGTACATCGGCGGCGTGCCGGGCGGCCGCCGGATCACGCTGCGTCATCTCGCCGAGATGCGCAGCGGCCTGTTCCCGTACAGCGCCGACCCTGACTTCGCGCACGACCTGTTGAGTGACCCGAGCCGCTCGTTCACCCCGCGCGAGGTGCTCGCGTACGGCTTCAAGCACCGGAACACCTTCGCGCCGGGGCAGAAGTTCCAGTACTCCAACAGCAACCTCATCCTCCTCGGCCTGGTGATCGAGAAGGTCAGCGGTCACCGTCTCGCCGACTTCATCGACAGGCGGGTGCTGCGCCCGGCCCACCTGCGCCACACGTTGTTCCCCACGGACGCCGGGTTCCCCGAGCCGCACGCGCGCGGCTACACCAACCAGACGCTGACCGGCGAGGTCGAGGACTCCACGGACTGGAACCCCAGTTGGGCCTGGTCGGCCGGGGCGATGATCTCGAACCTGCACGACCTGCGCCGCTGGGCCCGGATCGTGGCCACCGGGACACTGCTCAGCCCCGAGACCCAGCGGGAGCGGCTCAGGATGCTGCCGACCGGCCACCCCGGCACGAAGTACGGCCTCGGCATCTTCGAGTCCGACGGCTGGATCGGGCACAACGGCTCCATCCCCGGATACGAGAGCGTGACGGTCTACCTGCCCTCGGAGAAGGCCACCCTGGTGATCCTCCTCAACACCGACATCACCCACGAGGGCCAGGAGCCGTCCTCGCTCGTCGCCCGCGCGATCACCGAGGTCGTGACCCCGGAGAACGTCTACGACCGCCCGGTTCCCCTGGGTTAG
- a CDS encoding cytochrome P450: MNATTAPTTTPRRAAQAPGPKGVPLLGSLGPWRRNTAEFLLGLQRDHGETVRMRLGPMTVHQITGPEAVQQVLVNNHGNYVRGPLYEQFSVVMGKGLLTSDGDFWRGHRRAVQPAFQKNAILDIVPNIVTATNEMLDAWEAKAARDEPVDLMTEMLRLTLITLSRSLFAYDIEPSSRVLKHIVDDVVEVMFRRGTPSEMMPSWLPTDRKHKIARIHRVFDRIVADVRQNYARTGEGSLISLMEQAEDPVTGEPWTDQELRDELLTIYLAGHETTAVSLCWTLLSIANHPPVQEELDAEIGQVLGGGLPDRQNTDALTYTRMVVDESLRMHPPIWIFPRAAVGPDSLGGYDIEAGSSILLSPLVSHHNPRHWDNPLAFDPYRFTAKAVKERPRMAYFPFGAGPRQCIGNTMALLELRTIVTMINQRFRLSMIPGHALRYGSPVISLRPLQDVMVRLTARDRTVTGSRPVTPRTPAADTADTADTAAEGDAHTYAAKDASSARTAGCPAHRGPGSETR, from the coding sequence ATGAACGCCACCACAGCCCCCACGACCACCCCCCGTCGCGCCGCCCAGGCCCCCGGCCCGAAGGGCGTCCCGCTGCTGGGCAGCCTCGGCCCCTGGCGCCGCAACACCGCCGAGTTCCTGCTGGGTCTGCAGCGCGACCACGGAGAGACCGTACGCATGCGGCTCGGACCGATGACGGTCCACCAGATCACCGGCCCCGAGGCGGTTCAGCAGGTTCTGGTGAACAACCACGGCAACTACGTGCGCGGCCCGCTGTACGAGCAGTTCAGCGTCGTCATGGGCAAGGGGCTGCTCACCTCGGACGGCGATTTCTGGCGGGGGCACCGCCGGGCGGTCCAGCCCGCGTTCCAGAAGAACGCCATCCTCGACATCGTCCCCAACATCGTCACCGCCACGAACGAGATGCTCGACGCGTGGGAGGCCAAGGCCGCGCGCGACGAGCCCGTGGACCTGATGACCGAAATGCTCAGGCTCACCCTGATCACGCTCAGCCGCTCGCTGTTCGCCTACGACATCGAGCCCTCGTCGCGGGTGCTCAAGCACATCGTCGACGACGTGGTCGAGGTGATGTTCCGGCGCGGTACGCCGTCCGAGATGATGCCGTCCTGGCTGCCGACCGACCGCAAGCACAAGATCGCCCGGATCCACCGGGTCTTCGACAGGATCGTGGCCGACGTCCGGCAGAACTACGCGCGCACCGGCGAGGGTTCGCTGATATCGCTGATGGAGCAGGCCGAGGACCCCGTCACCGGTGAGCCCTGGACCGATCAGGAACTGCGCGACGAACTCCTGACCATCTACCTGGCGGGACACGAGACGACCGCGGTGTCGTTGTGCTGGACCCTGCTGTCGATCGCGAACCACCCGCCGGTGCAGGAGGAGTTGGACGCGGAGATCGGCCAGGTCCTGGGCGGCGGCCTGCCGGACAGGCAGAACACCGACGCGCTGACGTACACCCGCATGGTGGTGGACGAGAGCCTGCGGATGCACCCGCCCATCTGGATCTTCCCGCGTGCTGCCGTCGGCCCGGACAGCCTGGGCGGTTACGACATCGAAGCCGGCTCGTCGATCCTGCTGTCGCCGCTCGTGTCCCACCACAATCCGCGCCACTGGGACAACCCGCTGGCCTTCGACCCGTACCGCTTCACCGCGAAGGCCGTGAAGGAGCGCCCGCGCATGGCCTACTTCCCGTTCGGTGCGGGACCGCGGCAGTGCATCGGCAACACCATGGCACTGCTCGAACTGCGGACCATCGTGACGATGATCAACCAGCGGTTCAGGCTGAGCATGATCCCGGGCCACGCACTGCGGTACGGCTCGCCGGTGATCTCGCTGCGCCCCCTGCAGGACGTCATGGTGCGCCTGACGGCACGCGACCGCACGGTGACCGGGAGCCGCCCCGTAACCCCGCGCACCCCCGCCGCCGACACCGCCGACACCGCCGACACCGCCGCCGAAGGCGATGCCCACACCTACGCCGCCAAGGACGCGTCTTCAGCCCGTACAGCAGGATGCCCCGCTCACCGTGGCCCAGGCTCTGAAACACGGTGA
- a CDS encoding SDR family NAD(P)-dependent oxidoreductase — MTTPLPVLITGCSSGIGRACALRMHRAGMTVYATARRPETLTGLAAEGIRTLRLDVTDEASMRAVVDLVEAEHGSVGALVNSAGYAMSGVVEEADPDDMRRQFETNVFGLARLSQLVLPAMRAARHGTIVNISSIFGRYAVPGGGFYQASKHAVEALSDALRLEVADFGVRVVLIEPGPVRTTDFGATYVANLKPVSKDYDDFRRRTAEFFDAIYTGSRRTLAGTFAIQSDDVARVVERAVRSARPSARYPVGFLARSTLALRRLAPDVVFDNLFVRRVFPVPRNEARRQAPATGVRPVTGSGPAAGTRGVTPIDDAHRAKPPHSQPRHEGDRR, encoded by the coding sequence ATGACGACCCCCCTGCCCGTGCTCATCACCGGCTGTTCCTCCGGGATCGGCCGCGCCTGCGCACTGCGGATGCATCGGGCCGGTATGACCGTGTACGCCACGGCACGCAGGCCGGAAACCCTGACCGGCCTGGCAGCGGAAGGAATCCGGACGCTGCGCCTGGACGTCACCGACGAAGCGAGCATGCGTGCGGTCGTCGACCTCGTCGAGGCCGAGCACGGCTCGGTCGGCGCCCTGGTCAACAGCGCCGGATACGCCATGTCGGGTGTCGTGGAAGAGGCCGATCCGGACGACATGCGGAGGCAGTTCGAAACGAACGTGTTCGGGCTGGCCCGGCTCAGCCAGCTGGTGCTGCCGGCCATGCGGGCCGCGCGGCACGGAACCATCGTCAACATCTCGTCGATCTTCGGCCGTTACGCGGTTCCCGGCGGGGGTTTCTACCAGGCGTCCAAGCACGCGGTCGAGGCACTGAGCGACGCCCTGCGCCTGGAGGTTGCCGATTTCGGCGTCCGGGTCGTCCTCATCGAGCCAGGGCCGGTGCGTACGACCGACTTCGGAGCCACCTATGTGGCGAACCTCAAGCCCGTGAGCAAGGACTACGACGACTTCCGCCGGCGTACGGCCGAATTCTTCGACGCCATCTACACGGGCAGCCGCCGCACCCTGGCCGGCACGTTCGCGATCCAGTCCGACGACGTGGCCCGGGTGGTGGAGCGGGCGGTCCGCAGTGCCCGCCCGAGCGCCCGCTACCCCGTCGGGTTCCTCGCCCGCAGCACCCTCGCCCTGCGCCGGCTGGCCCCCGACGTCGTCTTCGACAACCTCTTCGTGCGGCGCGTGTTCCCGGTGCCGCGCAACGAGGCCCGCAGGCAGGCCCCGGCCACCGGAGTCCGCCCGGTCACCGGATCCGGCCCGGCCGCCGGCACCCGCGGGGTCACGCCGATCGACGACGCCCACCGGGCAAAGCCGCCGCACTCGCAGCCCCGCCACGAAGGAGACCGCCGATGA